In Humulus lupulus chromosome 6, drHumLupu1.1, whole genome shotgun sequence, a single genomic region encodes these proteins:
- the LOC133784105 gene encoding uncharacterized protein LOC133784105, whose product MEEIGASCVSLYIRILYFQLVKREISHFFRFVEPIWLSNVGSTEEERVEWVSKRMIDSNPGQIWLLPYHKGKHWMLIIIDFDHQLCYFLDSLHNFPPDEIKSLISRVFQHLRTNNAKTKEVAWRTVKCPRQPLQSAQCGFYVMRMMKDFLTNEFSMRWLTSNCGGKNYYTKDEINEVCEEWAQCVMDLMSTT is encoded by the exons ATGGAAGAGATTGGAGCATCATGTGTATCGTTATATATCAG gaTTTTATACTTCCAATTAGTGAAAAGAGAGATCAGTCACTTTTTTCGTTTTGTTGAGCCAATTTGGTTATCAAATGTTGGATCCACTGAAGAAGAACGAGTTGAATGGGTATCAAAGCGTATGATTGATTCAAATCCGGGTCAGATATGGTTGTTGCCATATCATAAGGG aaagcattggatgcttataataattgattttgaTCACCAATTGTGCTATTTCCTGGATTCTCTTCACAATTTTCCACCAGATGAAATCAAATCTCTCATTTCTCG tgtcTTTCAACATTTACGCACAAATAATGCGAAAACTAAGGAAGTTGCGTGGAGAACAGTTAAGTGTCCTCGTCAACCATTACAATCAGCACAATGTGGATTctatgttatgaggatgatgaaggaCTTCCTGACAAATGAATTTTCAatgcgatggctaactagtaac tgtggcgggaagaactattacacaaaggatgagatcaatgaagtatgtgaagaatgggcacaatgcgtcatggatttgatgagtacTACATAG